Genomic segment of Clostridium sp. Marseille-P299:
TAATTTTGATGCGGGAGTACCATCCATTGCTACATTTAACAATGCAGCAGTAATTTTAACTGTAATTGGTATTATTTTAGCAGTTGTTTTATTAATTTGTAATGTAAAAGGTGCTGTATTTATCAGTATCGTTGTAACAGCACTTATTGGAATTCCTTTTGGTGTTACTAAAATGGATGATACAATGAGTTTCGTAGAAGCATTTAAACAGTTACCTACAACATTCGGCGCTGCATTTGGTGATCCTGGTATCATCAGTTTGTTTAGTGATCCTAGCAGACTTCCAATTGTTATAATGACAATCTTTGCATTTAGTTTATCTGATACATTTGATACAATTGGTACATTTATTGGAACTGGACGTAAAACAGGAATCTTCTCTGCTGAGGATGAAGAAGCACTTGAAAAAGGTAATGGTTTCAAATCTAAGATGGACAAAGCGTTATTTGCAGATGCAACAGCAACATCCATTGGTGCTATTTTTGGTACTTCCAATACAACAACTTATGTAGAGAGTGCTGCAGGTATTGGAGCAGGTGGACGTACTGGTTTAACTAGTGTTGTAGTTGCGATTCTTTTCGCAATAAGTGCATTCTTTGCACCTGTAATTCAGGCAATTCCTTATGCGGCAACTGCACCAGCCTTAATTATCGTAGGTGTTATGATGCTTTCTGCATTTAAGGAAATTGAATGGGATAACTTAGAAGAAGCAGTACCAGCATTTTTCGCAGGTATCTTTATGGCATTATGTTATAACATTTCTTATGGTATCGCAGCTGGTTTTATCTTCTTTATCATCGTAAAACTATGCAAAAAGAAAGCAAAAGAAATTAATCCAGTGCTTTGGGTTGTAACAGCACTTTTCATTATTAATTTTATTATTTCAGCAAATCTATAATTGTATTTATAGATTAGAGAATAGGTAACAATAAAACCACTGCTTAATCATATTTTGCGTATGATTAGGCAGTGGTTTTATTTAATGGAAATAAAATCTTAAATGTTTTATCCAGAATATGTTTGAATGTTAAATTATAGAGTGACATGCGAAGAGAAATTTACTTTCTTTTTAGCTTTAATATAACATAAGTATATAATTTCAATATTTGTTTATGAAGCAATAGCAATATTCCTACTACAAATATGGTTTTTGTGAGAAAAATAAAATTCTCCAAGCCATGTGTCCAAATGAAGTTTTCTAAACCTACTTTCCATTGTTCTGTCACAGAGTTAAAAAATACAATTGGCGCTGGATATATTTTCGATAAAAGCCACACAACAAAATAACTTATCAATGAAAGTAATAAACAACTAATACCACCAAGATAAACATATTTTTCTCTGTTACTCTTAGTAGTTGTTGTAGGTGTTTCCTTTATATTATTTTCTTTATCTTTCAATAAGTAATCTAAGGATGTATCAAATAAATCACTTATCTTAATAAGATTTTCAGTGTCTGGTAAGGAACTGTTTAACTCCCACTTTGATATTGCTTGCCTTGATACATTTAATTGTGAAGCAAGCTGTTCTTGTGACATACCATTTTGTTTTCTCAATAATTGAAGTTTCTCTCCAAAAGTCATAAGACCACCTCCTGTTTTTTCGACTTAATTCTAACATTCAGTGTAGTTGCATTCCACCAAATAGACTTTGAACTTTCGCAACTTATAGTTGCAGTTGAGATAAGTATAGTATATGCAATAAATAAAGGCATATCAACTTTATATTTTATAGATAGCTTTATTATTTGTATATTTTATTTACATTATAGAAAACTAATTTTTATAGTTAAAAAGGATCCTATATTTTATGGAATAAAAGGAGATTATTTATTATGGATAAAAAGGAAACTATTTGCTATGAATAAAAAGATAAAATTTTAAAGATAAAAGATAATAGATATTAGATATTAGATAAAAGATGAAAATATAAAAAGATGAAAATATAAAAAGATGAAAAGATGAAAAGATGAGAAGACTGGAAAAGATAAAAAAGATAAATTTGAATAATTCACTCCATAGTTCGAGACAATAACCAAAAGAGGTTTTAATGCTACGAAATAACAGTATTTGCCTATGAACAATGTAAACGCTTACATTGTTTAGTCAAAAAACTATATTTGAATAATGCCCAAATTTACTGTATTCAAAGTAACTTTTAATGGTTAATAGACTGAAATTTTTTTTAGTGTTGTATAAAATTTGGGTATCTGATAGAATATTAATGTAAGCGCTATCATACAGTGCTAAATATATTATTATTATATTGCACTAAATTTTGGTGTAATAGGTTTCAACTATAAGGAGGAAACAATAGAATGAGAGGAAATGTTATTGTTGGACAATCTGGGGGACCAACAGCAGTAATCAATTCAAGCCTAGCTGGAGTATTTAAAACAGCAAAAGACAGAGGGGCAAAGAAAATTTATGGTATGCGTCATGGGATAAAAGGTTTTTTAGACGGCCAATATGTAGATTTATCGGAGCATATTAAAAATGGATTAGATATTGAATTGTTAAAGAGAACACCATCATCCTATCTTGGATCCTGTAGATATAAATTACCTGACTTAGATCAAGGAAAAGATATCTATGAGAATATTTTCGCACGTTTAAACGAACTAGAAATTGAATATTTCTTTTATATCGGTGGAAATGATTCCATGGATACAATTAAAAAGTTAAGTGATTATGCAAAGACTATAAAGAGTGATATTAAATTCATTGGAGTACCAAAAACAATTGATAATGACTTAGCAGTTACAGATCATACACCAGGCTTTGGTAGTGCTGCAAAGTATATTGGTACTATAACAAAAGAAGTCATTCGCGATGGATTAGTATATGACGTAGAATGTGTTACTATTTTAGAAATCATGGGAAGAAATGCAGGTTGGTTAACAGGAGCAGCTGCTCTTGCAAAAGGAGAAGACTGTGAAGGTCCTGATATGATTTGCCTTCCTGAGGTAACTTTTGATATAGATAAATTTATACAACAAGTAAAAGATATTCAGAAGAAGAAAAAATCAGTAGTGATTGCAGTTTCTGAAGGTATTAAATTAGCAGACGGTCGTTATGTTTGTGAACTATCCGATAATATTGATTCAGTAGATGCATTTGGGCATAAATCATTATCTGGAACGGCTAAATTCCTTGCAAATACAGTTGCGAAAGAACTTGGATGTAAGACTCGTGCAATTGAATTTTCAACATTGCAACGCTGTGCCTCCCATATTAGCTCAAGAGTTGATATTACAGAAGCTTTTCAAGTAGGTGGAGCTGCTGTTAAGGCTGCTTTTGAAGGTGAAACTGGAAAGATGATTATTTTAAAACGTGTTTCCGATGATCCATATCAATGTACAACAGATATCTCTGATATCAATCAGGTTGCTAACATTGAAAAGAAGGTTCCAGAATCTTGGATTACAAAAGACGGTACATATGTATCGGATGAATTTATTAGTTATGTAAAACCATTGATTCAAGCAGAATTAGCACCTATGATGGTAGAAGGCATACCTGCTCATTTATATTTTCAAGGAAATATTTTATAAAGTATAAAAATTAATAGAATGATGAATGCTCTATTTACGGAGAATTCGTATTTAGAAATAGCGAGAGATGTTTATACATGGAACGATATTTTTGAAACGATAATTGCGTAAATAGAGCATTTTTTATTGAAATGAAAAATTGTATAAATGAACATTTTTTCATTTCAATAAAAATCTCTTTTCAAAACATGAGATATATGTTATTATAATATATGGTTTTAAATACTACGTTATACGACAACGTAAAACGATATAATATAGATATAATCACAATAAAAATGATTACAGGAGGGATTATTATGTCATATAAAATTGTCGGTGATAGTTGCACCGATTTACCAATAGAATTAAAAAATGATGCAAATATTCAATTAGTTCCTTTATCAATGCAAGTAGATGATGAGATTTTCGTAGATGATAGTACATTTAATCAACTTGAGTTTTTAAGAAAAATGGCTGCAAGTAAAGAATGTCCAAAATCTTCTTGCCCATCTCCTGAAAGCTATATGAATGCATTTGAAGGTGCAGATGATATTTATGTTATTACATTATCTTCAAAACTTAGTGGATCTTATAATAGTGCTGAATTAGCTAAAAAACTATATTTAGAGGAACATCCTAATAAAAATATAGAAATTATTGATTCAAAATCAGCATCTGCGGGCCAGACTGTCCTTGTTTATAAGTTAAAAGAGTTATTAGAAAAAGGAACTAGTTTTAAGGAAACGGTAGAGCAAGTGTATGCATTTCGCGATACAATGCATACAAAGTTTGTACTTGAATCCTTAGATAATCTTCGTAAGAATGGACGTTTAAGTAATCTTACAGCGGTAATTTGCAGTGCATTAAACATTAAGCCAATTATGGGCGATGACGACGGTGAGATTATTAAATTAGATCAAGCACGTGGTGTTGAGAGAGCATTACTTAAAATGATTAAATACGTTGAAGAAGATGTAAAAGATGCAAAAAACAGAATTCTTGGGATTTCTCATTGTAATAACTATGAACGTGCGTTATTTGTGAAAGAAGAGATTTTAAAACGTATACCGTTTGCTAAATGTTTTATTGCAGATACTAGTGGTATTGCAAGTTTATATGCTAATGATGGTGGAATTGTAATTAGCTATTAATTTTATTGAGCTGTTTATTGTAGAGTTTTAATGTATATGATAGAATAGAATTATTAAAGTGAATAGAGCGAGGAATAATTTTTTAGATTATCTTCGATTATATTCACTTTAATTATAAACAACATTCCGTATAGGAAAGGAGCTAGGATAGTGAAAGATTTTGTAATTACTACAGACTCAAACTCGGATTTACCACTGTCTTATATTAAGGAAAAAGGGATTGGGATTATTTCTCATTACTATGACCTAGAGGGGGTTACTTACGGCGAAGATAATTTATTATCTGCAAAAGAGTTCTACGATAAAATGCGTCAAGGATTAATGCCTACAACAATGGCAAGTAATCCAGCAGTCATACGTGAAGTATTCCAAAATTATGTAGATCAAGGCCTTGATGTGTTACATATCAGTTTTTCATCGGAACTTAGCGGTGGATATAGTAACGTATCAGTAGGTGCTGCAGAAATTTGTGAGGAAAATCCAGGCGCAAAAATCGTTGTGATTGATACACTAAATGCTTCTTTAGGAGAAGGAATGGTTATTATGAAAGCCATTCAAATGAAAGAAGAAGGAAAAAGCATAGACGAAATCGTTTCATGGATAGAAGAGCATAAACTTGAGTTCTGTGTTCAATTTACAGTTGATGACTTATTCCACTTACATAGAGGCGGCCGTGTTTCTAAGGCAACAGCAATTGTAGGAACGATGATCAATGTAAAACCAATACTTTATGTAAATAATGAAGGCGCTTTAGTATCATTATCTAATTGTAGAGGTAGAAAAAAATCACTTATTACATTAGTAGATAATATGATTGCTCGTATGGGTAAATACAAAGACGGTAATGATGTAATCTGTGTCGTTCATGGTGATGCGAAAGAAGACGCTGATTTCGTTGTTAACTTAATCAAAGAAAAGTTAAACCGTGATAATATTCTTGTAAATACCATAAGTCCAAGTATAGGAGCGCATTCTGGTCCAGGAGCACTTGGTATCTGCTTTATGGGCGAGAATCGATAAAGACTTTTTGATTATTAGAAATTGCGGACGTATAAAGTTAGTAATTAATATGTAATTAATAAAAGGCTGTCAAAGAATAGATATTATATGTTTATTAATGTTCTTCTGATTTTTATGAAAAACCAGAAGATATTGCATATAGGAATCTATTTAATGACAGCCTTTTCTTGTTCTACGAAAGCAATATAGTAAATCAAGTAGTACTTGAGTTTACAATTTCAAGTGCTGGTTTAGTTTAATTTTTAATTGTTATTACCTAATAAAACTATTATATTTTTATTGGATTGCATATTATAAAATAGGTAAAAGTATAGTGAATTTGATGTTTTATTTCGTGTTTGAAGAAAATTAATTGGCAAAATATACTTGACAATTAAAAAAATAAGGAGCATAATATTTTAGCGACATAGCTTATGTTTTCGATTAGATTATCGAGGCGTAGCTCAGTTTGGTAGAGCGCTGCGTTCGGGACGCAGAGGCCGCAAGTTCGAATCTTGTCGCCTCGATGAGTGCATTTTTAAAGGTGTACAAATCAAGTAATATGCTGAAATAGCTCAGTCGGTAGAGCACTTCACTCGTAATGAAGGGGTCGTCGGTTCGAATCCGATTTTCAGCTTTATAAAAAAGGTAGTAAAATCAATAGTTATAGCGATTTTATGAAAAATAAAAACACTCTGAAAAGAGTGCTTTTTTCGTCTTTGACTACTGTTTGACTACTATTTAATTAAAAAACTACTACAAGATAATAAAAGAAGCCCCATGATAGTATGAGACTTCTAAAGTATTTAACTTAGTTTTGTGCTTTTTTTAATCAGTCTATCTTCCAATGAATTAGCAGCCTTTTCATCTGTTTCTTTTAAGGCATGAGCGTATATATTCATTGTAGTACTTGTCTGTGCATGGCCAAGTCTTGCAGAAACAGTTCGAATGTCAATGTTGTCTGCTATTAATAGCGTTGCTGACGTATGACGTAATCCATGTAAAGGTATCTCTGGTAATTTTTCGGAATCATTGTTAACTGTTTTATTATATTTGTTAATAATATCCTTGAAAGTATGGTACGGTGTAGATGGATGCATTTGTTTTCCGTTCCATTGTGTGAACAAGTAGTTACCATTTATCCATTGATCACCTAAGGAAAGGCGGTATTCCATTTGTTCAAGCTTATGCTGTTTAATTAATTCTATTACCGATTTAGGTAGCTTTATAGTTCTATTTGAAGTTAAATTTTTTGGGTCCTTTGTAATAACTTTACCATTTGCATACGCAGTACTCTTGTTTATCTGAATTTTATTATTGTTGAAATCTATATCATCCCAAGTTAAGGCAAGGATTTCTCCTTTTCTTAGTCCACCAAAAATTGCTATATTATAAAAAACTTTGAATTGTGTAGGTATGCTCCTACTTTCGGTATACTCTGGAACTTTGTATTTTTTGCCTGTATCATCTATTCTAGTATGAGCCTTATAAGTAGTCACATAGTCTATATTAAGGGCATTTAGGAACGTTTCAGCTTGTTCTAGGGTGAAGTGTTTTATATTTTGTTCTTTGCTGCTTTGTTTGGGTGGGGATACTCTGTCGCAAGGATTTGATTCTATAATTTGCCATTGAACTGCTGTTGATAGGATACTGCTTAATATAGCATGTATTTTTTTAATTGAACTATAGCTATAACCTCCAGACTTACCATCAGATCGTACACCATCTTCCAGAAGATTATTATAAAAACTTTGCAAGTGCAAAGGCTTAAGATTGTTTAATTTAATATGTCCAAGAGCAGGGATAATCTTCGTGTCGAGTTGATGCTGATAATGATCGATAGTGGTTTCTTCTAATTGTGTCAGAGCGTATTCTTTCATCCATTGTTCAATAAATTCTTTTAGTGTAATCTTTTCACCCTTTAAAACCTTACCATTCTTTACTCTCTGCTCAAATTCAAACACGAATGTTTCCAGAGCCTTTTGCTGTTGCTTAGGTGTCATAGTTATATCAGGTGTATAGGTTGTGGTTTCTAATATCTTCTTACCAGATACATCATAACCATTAGATACTGTTATTTGATATGAGTTCCCTCTTTTTCTGATAGATGCCATTATATACTTCCTTTCATAATAGAACACCTGTTTTTAGGTGCAATTTAATAAAGGTCGTGGTATAATACACTTGTTTGAAGGGTGTACTATTTAACCTTAGGGTTAGTAGTGTCATTTTTATAGTAGCTCTAGTGTTGGTAGCACTAGGGCTGTTTTTATTTGTCAAAGGGTATTTCGCTATCTTTAGATCCTGGCAAGTCCTTCCAATTGCATGGTTGTATCGTTTTATTGTACTTTGTTAATGTTTTTTCTATCCAAAGTTTATAAACTTCTTCATCAATTACATTGCTATAATATAGATCTTTCATTTTTATCCATTCCGAAAAAAAGTCTTTCATTACATCGTCTTCAAATCCTATTCCAGTGGCATCCAATATCGGATTAATCTCTTCGCTTATAACATGAGTGGTAATCGAATCTGCTATTTTTATTATAGTTCTGATAATATCTGAATACA
This window contains:
- a CDS encoding NCS2 family permease, which codes for MEKFFKLKENGTNVRTEIVAGLTTFFAMAYIIIVNPNTLEGSGMPWGAVFLATIIASIIGTLIMGLVANVPYAQAPGMGLNAFFVYTVVMGLKFTWQEALAMVFICGLVNIFITVTKLRKLIIKAIPESLQNAIGGGIGIFVAYIGIVNSGLVNFDAGVPSIATFNNAAVILTVIGIILAVVLLICNVKGAVFISIVVTALIGIPFGVTKMDDTMSFVEAFKQLPTTFGAAFGDPGIISLFSDPSRLPIVIMTIFAFSLSDTFDTIGTFIGTGRKTGIFSAEDEEALEKGNGFKSKMDKALFADATATSIGAIFGTSNTTTYVESAAGIGAGGRTGLTSVVVAILFAISAFFAPVIQAIPYAATAPALIIVGVMMLSAFKEIEWDNLEEAVPAFFAGIFMALCYNISYGIAAGFIFFIIVKLCKKKAKEINPVLWVVTALFIINFIISANL
- a CDS encoding helix-turn-helix domain-containing protein — its product is MTFGEKLQLLRKQNGMSQEQLASQLNVSRQAISKWELNSSLPDTENLIKISDLFDTSLDYLLKDKENNIKETPTTTTKSNREKYVYLGGISCLLLSLISYFVVWLLSKIYPAPIVFFNSVTEQWKVGLENFIWTHGLENFIFLTKTIFVVGILLLLHKQILKLYTYVILKLKRK
- a CDS encoding 6-phosphofructokinase; this translates as MRGNVIVGQSGGPTAVINSSLAGVFKTAKDRGAKKIYGMRHGIKGFLDGQYVDLSEHIKNGLDIELLKRTPSSYLGSCRYKLPDLDQGKDIYENIFARLNELEIEYFFYIGGNDSMDTIKKLSDYAKTIKSDIKFIGVPKTIDNDLAVTDHTPGFGSAAKYIGTITKEVIRDGLVYDVECVTILEIMGRNAGWLTGAAALAKGEDCEGPDMICLPEVTFDIDKFIQQVKDIQKKKKSVVIAVSEGIKLADGRYVCELSDNIDSVDAFGHKSLSGTAKFLANTVAKELGCKTRAIEFSTLQRCASHISSRVDITEAFQVGGAAVKAAFEGETGKMIILKRVSDDPYQCTTDISDINQVANIEKKVPESWITKDGTYVSDEFISYVKPLIQAELAPMMVEGIPAHLYFQGNIL
- a CDS encoding DegV family protein: MSYKIVGDSCTDLPIELKNDANIQLVPLSMQVDDEIFVDDSTFNQLEFLRKMAASKECPKSSCPSPESYMNAFEGADDIYVITLSSKLSGSYNSAELAKKLYLEEHPNKNIEIIDSKSASAGQTVLVYKLKELLEKGTSFKETVEQVYAFRDTMHTKFVLESLDNLRKNGRLSNLTAVICSALNIKPIMGDDDGEIIKLDQARGVERALLKMIKYVEEDVKDAKNRILGISHCNNYERALFVKEEILKRIPFAKCFIADTSGIASLYANDGGIVISY
- a CDS encoding DegV family protein, which produces MKDFVITTDSNSDLPLSYIKEKGIGIISHYYDLEGVTYGEDNLLSAKEFYDKMRQGLMPTTMASNPAVIREVFQNYVDQGLDVLHISFSSELSGGYSNVSVGAAEICEENPGAKIVVIDTLNASLGEGMVIMKAIQMKEEGKSIDEIVSWIEEHKLEFCVQFTVDDLFHLHRGGRVSKATAIVGTMINVKPILYVNNEGALVSLSNCRGRKKSLITLVDNMIARMGKYKDGNDVICVVHGDAKEDADFVVNLIKEKLNRDNILVNTISPSIGAHSGPGALGICFMGENR
- a CDS encoding tyrosine-type recombinase/integrase — translated: MASIRKRGNSYQITVSNGYDVSGKKILETTTYTPDITMTPKQQQKALETFVFEFEQRVKNGKVLKGEKITLKEFIEQWMKEYALTQLEETTIDHYQHQLDTKIIPALGHIKLNNLKPLHLQSFYNNLLEDGVRSDGKSGGYSYSSIKKIHAILSSILSTAVQWQIIESNPCDRVSPPKQSSKEQNIKHFTLEQAETFLNALNIDYVTTYKAHTRIDDTGKKYKVPEYTESRSIPTQFKVFYNIAIFGGLRKGEILALTWDDIDFNNNKIQINKSTAYANGKVITKDPKNLTSNRTIKLPKSVIELIKQHKLEQMEYRLSLGDQWINGNYLFTQWNGKQMHPSTPYHTFKDIINKYNKTVNNDSEKLPEIPLHGLRHTSATLLIADNIDIRTVSARLGHAQTSTTMNIYAHALKETDEKAANSLEDRLIKKSTKLS
- a CDS encoding helix-turn-helix domain-containing protein is translated as MGLELFSQRIKELRTKIGITQKDFADAVHITTATLSSYENGIKKPSLSVLADIAERYTVSIDWLCGMSDIMDPGDTFRMYSDIIRTIIKIADSITTHVISEEINPILDATGIGFEDDVMKDFFSEWIKMKDLYYSNVIDEEVYKLWIEKTLTKYNKTIQPCNWKDLPGSKDSEIPFDK